The following proteins are encoded in a genomic region of [Eubacterium] hominis:
- a CDS encoding TnpV protein: protein MKDINYSEVNDCLFPNLKGLEEVKANSYFARMKIKYLKENEQGHLFSLMAKNELSTYLEQVDKEVNEMYDRLVEEYKTKWNVTEELKAHNQMEWVQQMNNIDNVVKEIILKEYIYN from the coding sequence ATGAAAGATATTAATTATAGTGAAGTGAATGATTGTTTATTTCCAAATTTAAAAGGACTTGAAGAAGTAAAAGCAAATTCATATTTTGCAAGAATGAAAATTAAATATTTAAAAGAAAATGAACAAGGACATTTATTTTCATTGATGGCTAAGAATGAATTATCAACTTATCTTGAACAAGTAGATAAAGAAGTCAATGAAATGTATGATAGACTTGTTGAAGAATATAAAACTAAATGGAATGTTACTGAAGAATTAAAAGCACACAACCAAATGGAATGGGTTCAACAAATGAATAACATTGATAATGTTGTGAAAGAAATAATTTTGAAGGAATATATCTATAACTGA
- a CDS encoding GNAT family N-acetyltransferase has protein sequence MKEYEWIRPYQKEDLSQILCLFYETVHHINAKDYTKEQLDVWADGKANEKVWNEHLSQNTTLVYVRCGEILGFADMEENGYLDHLFIHKDHQNEGIATKLCNRLEKQSNAEMFSTHASITAKPFFLNRGYKVVKKQQVERKGILLTNYIMQKENKIREK, from the coding sequence ATGAAGGAATATGAATGGATACGTCCTTATCAAAAGGAAGATTTATCGCAAATTCTGTGTTTGTTTTATGAAACAGTTCATCATATAAATGCGAAAGATTATACAAAAGAACAATTGGATGTATGGGCAGATGGTAAAGCGAATGAGAAGGTATGGAATGAGCATTTATCACAAAATACCACTTTGGTTTATGTAAGATGTGGGGAAATCTTAGGGTTTGCGGATATGGAGGAAAATGGATATCTTGATCATTTGTTTATACATAAGGATCATCAAAATGAAGGCATTGCTACAAAGCTTTGTAATCGATTAGAAAAGCAAAGTAATGCTGAAATGTTTTCTACTCATGCATCGATCACCGCAAAGCCATTTTTTCTAAACAGAGGATATAAGGTGGTAAAAAAACAGCAGGTGGAACGTAAAGGAATCCTGTTGACAAATTATATAATGCAGAAAGAAAATAAGATTAGAGAAAAGTGA
- the guaA gene encoding glutamine-hydrolyzing GMP synthase, protein MKQDMIVILDLGSEENTRLAREIRELGVYSEIYPHDITKEELTNLPNVKGIIINGGPNHIVDGVRIDVCEHVYEAGYPVMSVGHELAKCENAMDAWSDDKEERLNVLKNFVFDTCKAEANWNMKNFVADQIELVRKQVGDKKVLLALSGGVDSSVVAALLIKAIGKQLVCVHVNHGLMRKGESESVVEVFKNQLDANLIYVDASERFLGKLEGVADPEKKRKIIGAEFIRVFEEEARKLEGIDFLGQGTIYPDIVESGTKTAKMVKSHHNVGGLPEDLGFSLVEPLRMLFKDEVRACGLELGLPDEMVFRQPFPGPGLGVRCLGAITKERLEAVREADAILREEFHNAGLDKKVWQYFTVVPDFKSVGVRDNARCFEYPVIIRAVNTVDAMTATIEQIEWPVLMKITDRILKEVANVNRVCYDLSPKPTATIEWE, encoded by the coding sequence ATGAAACAGGACATGATTGTAATTTTAGACTTAGGTAGTGAAGAAAACACTAGACTTGCCAGAGAAATTCGTGAATTAGGTGTATACAGTGAAATTTATCCACATGATATCACAAAAGAAGAACTAACAAACCTTCCAAATGTAAAAGGTATTATCATTAATGGCGGACCTAATCATATCGTAGATGGCGTGCGTATTGATGTATGTGAGCATGTATATGAAGCAGGTTATCCTGTAATGTCAGTAGGTCATGAACTAGCAAAATGCGAAAATGCAATGGATGCGTGGTCTGATGATAAAGAAGAACGTTTGAATGTTTTAAAGAACTTTGTATTTGATACATGTAAGGCTGAAGCAAACTGGAATATGAAAAACTTTGTGGCAGATCAGATTGAATTGGTTCGTAAACAAGTGGGAGATAAGAAAGTGTTGCTGGCATTATCAGGTGGTGTTGACAGCTCTGTTGTTGCGGCTTTATTGATCAAAGCCATTGGAAAACAACTGGTATGTGTTCACGTAAATCATGGATTGATGAGAAAAGGTGAATCTGAAAGTGTTGTAGAAGTTTTCAAAAACCAGTTAGACGCAAACTTGATTTATGTAGATGCAAGTGAGCGATTCTTAGGCAAACTGGAAGGCGTTGCTGATCCAGAAAAGAAACGTAAAATCATTGGTGCTGAATTTATTCGTGTGTTTGAAGAAGAAGCACGCAAATTGGAAGGTATTGACTTCTTAGGACAGGGTACAATTTATCCTGATATCGTAGAAAGTGGTACGAAAACTGCTAAGATGGTAAAATCTCACCACAATGTTGGTGGACTTCCAGAAGATTTAGGTTTCTCTTTAGTTGAACCATTACGTATGTTATTTAAAGATGAAGTGCGTGCATGTGGATTAGAATTAGGATTGCCTGATGAAATGGTATTCCGTCAGCCTTTCCCAGGACCTGGTTTAGGTGTTCGTTGTTTAGGCGCAATTACAAAAGAACGTTTAGAAGCAGTTCGTGAAGCGGATGCAATTTTAAGAGAAGAATTCCATAATGCCGGATTGGATAAAAAAGTTTGGCAGTATTTCACAGTTGTACCTGATTTCAAATCTGTTGGTGTTAGAGATAATGCAAGATGCTTTGAGTATCCTGTGATCATTCGTGCTGTAAATACAGTCGACGCAATGACTGCGACAATCGAACAGATTGAATGGCCAGTGTTGATGAAGATTACAGATCGTATCTTGAAGGAAGTAGCAAATGTCAATCGTGTTTGTTATGACTTGTCACCAAAACCTACTGCTACAATTGAGTGGGAATAA
- the mobC gene encoding plasmid mobilization relaxosome protein MobC, translating to MASRNNIKIRLNDDELSLLNDRVIKSGYSRERYIRSLISGIVPKEKPPLEYHKLINEFNHIGVNLNQLVRQLYQQPILETDVRTVLNQLEDMIKNLDKQVRTPIK from the coding sequence ATGGCAAGTAGAAATAATATTAAAATTAGACTAAATGATGATGAGTTATCATTGTTAAATGACAGAGTTATCAAATCAGGATATAGTCGAGAACGATATATTCGTTCACTTATAAGTGGTATTGTTCCAAAAGAAAAACCACCACTTGAATATCATAAACTTATCAATGAATTTAATCATATAGGAGTCAATCTAAATCAATTAGTTAGACAGCTTTATCAACAACCGATATTAGAAACCGATGTAAGAACTGTTTTAAATCAACTAGAGGACATGATTAAAAATCTTGATAAACAAGTAAGGACACCGATAAAATAA
- a CDS encoding rubredoxin/rubrerythrin, translated as MEYMCSVCGYIYDGEDFLKEPADYQCPLCDAGKDEFRPRKIENEVNAATNEYHKKVKNTQE; from the coding sequence ATGGAATATATGTGTAGTGTATGTGGATATATCTATGATGGAGAAGATTTTTTAAAGGAACCAGCGGATTATCAATGCCCATTATGTGATGCTGGCAAAGATGAATTTCGCCCACGTAAAATTGAAAATGAAGTAAATGCCGCTACCAATGAATATCATAAAAAAGTAAAAAATACACAAGAATAA
- a CDS encoding relaxase/mobilization nuclease domain-containing protein, producing MATTRIWAVRSRLDHMVDYVSNKEKTVALETVVDYVTNDKKTFEKEYVTCINCVYHDPYSSMTNTKKQFNDNKEILAFHGYQSFEAGEVTPELAHQIGVEFANKLWGDHFEVVVATHLNTEHIHNHFLINATSCVDGKRYCNTNKDIHNMREVSDDLCRKYHLSVIDKTKEKDNYYREKPLRELAKESIDYAISISLTFTSFVKELDTMGFEVKGAEDGFKIRQVSSSKFIRVKSLGNSYTFESIRERILGHPIKIQTIYDKKNFDIDYWCKKYERGELTGFQKLIIHYQYVLGILPKPNSRRFKHSKEYYQALKHMDEISDQTILMFKYDIKTIDDLEKIQLNIETKLKEKLEQRQKLYNRIRRCKDTDFKSKLQTETKSYSKEIKELRKQMKLCNGIEKRSKQMEQTISNIQEERGKNRYERY from the coding sequence ATGGCTACAACACGTATATGGGCAGTGAGAAGTCGATTAGACCATATGGTTGATTATGTATCAAACAAAGAGAAAACTGTTGCACTAGAAACTGTTGTTGATTATGTAACGAATGATAAAAAGACATTTGAAAAGGAATATGTAACTTGCATAAACTGTGTGTATCATGATCCGTATTCCTCAATGACTAATACGAAGAAACAGTTTAATGATAATAAAGAAATATTAGCGTTTCATGGTTATCAATCATTTGAAGCAGGTGAAGTTACGCCAGAACTTGCACATCAAATTGGAGTTGAATTTGCCAATAAATTATGGGGAGATCATTTTGAAGTTGTTGTTGCAACACATTTAAATACTGAACATATTCATAATCACTTTTTGATTAATGCAACTTCATGTGTTGATGGTAAACGATATTGTAATACTAATAAAGATATTCATAATATGAGAGAAGTTTCAGATGACTTATGTAGAAAATATCATTTATCAGTTATTGATAAAACAAAAGAAAAAGATAATTATTACCGAGAAAAACCTTTACGAGAATTAGCAAAAGAATCTATTGATTATGCAATTTCAATTAGTTTAACATTCACAAGTTTTGTGAAAGAATTGGATACAATGGGGTTTGAAGTTAAAGGGGCTGAGGATGGTTTTAAGATAAGACAAGTATCATCTAGTAAATTTATTAGAGTAAAATCACTTGGTAATAGTTATACATTTGAAAGTATTCGAGAAAGAATATTAGGACATCCAATTAAGATACAAACAATATATGATAAGAAAAACTTTGATATTGATTATTGGTGTAAGAAATATGAACGTGGAGAGTTAACTGGATTTCAAAAATTAATTATACATTATCAATATGTACTAGGTATTTTACCTAAACCAAATTCAAGACGATTTAAGCATAGCAAAGAGTATTATCAAGCATTAAAACATATGGATGAAATATCAGATCAAACGATTTTAATGTTTAAATATGATATTAAAACAATAGATGATTTAGAAAAAATTCAATTGAATATTGAAACTAAGTTAAAAGAAAAGTTAGAACAAAGACAAAAACTTTATAACAGAATTAGACGTTGTAAGGATACTGATTTTAAAAGTAAATTACAAACTGAAACAAAGTCTTATTCCAAAGAAATTAAAGAATTAAGAAAACAAATGAAATTATGTAATGGTATTGAAAAACGTTCTAAACAAATGGAACAAACAATATCAAACATTCAAGAAGAAAGAGGTAAAAACAGATATGAAAGATATTAA
- a CDS encoding sugar O-acetyltransferase, producing MNDKQRMLAGKLYNPYHIQDHAWENCREALEKFHALPYDHQEESMRILKGIFGHLEEDANIIPPFFCDKGAQIYIGKQFFANTGLLILDEAEVRIGDHVFLGPRVSIYTAAHPIDAMVRNMGLECGKGVTIGHDVWIGGNVVINPGVTIGNNVVIGSGSVVTNDICDGVIAAGNPCRIIRKITEEDKAYWQKEMKEYLEDEDTKL from the coding sequence ATGAATGATAAACAACGAATGCTGGCGGGAAAACTATATAATCCATATCATATACAAGATCATGCCTGGGAGAATTGTCGGGAAGCTTTAGAGAAATTCCATGCATTGCCATATGATCATCAAGAAGAAAGTATGCGGATTTTAAAGGGAATTTTTGGTCATTTAGAAGAGGATGCCAATATCATTCCACCATTTTTTTGTGACAAGGGTGCACAGATTTATATTGGAAAGCAGTTTTTTGCGAATACCGGTTTATTGATATTGGATGAAGCAGAAGTACGAATTGGCGATCATGTGTTTTTAGGACCAAGAGTAAGTATCTATACTGCTGCACATCCAATTGATGCCATGGTTAGAAATATGGGACTTGAATGTGGTAAAGGTGTTACCATTGGTCATGATGTATGGATTGGTGGAAATGTTGTCATTAATCCAGGTGTGACAATAGGAAATAATGTGGTAATTGGCTCTGGCTCCGTGGTAACCAATGATATTTGTGATGGTGTAATCGCGGCTGGAAATCCATGCAGAATAATACGGAAAATTACAGAGGAAGATAAGGCGTATTGGCAAAAAGAAATGAAGGAATATTTAGAAGATGAAGATACGAAATTATGA
- a CDS encoding helix-turn-helix transcriptional regulator encodes MDQEKIGKFIAKCRKEQGLTQAQLAEMLGITYKAVSKWESGKGLPDPSRMIDLCNILKITVNDLLSGEKIEEKNYVNKVDDNLIELQKQKQAMNMAVRICYLL; translated from the coding sequence ATGGATCAAGAAAAAATTGGAAAGTTTATTGCAAAGTGTAGAAAAGAGCAAGGCTTAACGCAAGCACAATTAGCCGAAATGCTAGGTATTACGTATAAAGCGGTAAGCAAGTGGGAGAGTGGAAAAGGACTGCCTGATCCATCAAGGATGATTGATTTATGTAATATACTAAAAATCACTGTTAACGACTTATTGAGTGGTGAAAAAATAGAAGAAAAAAACTATGTAAATAAAGTGGATGATAATTTAATTGAGTTACAAAAACAAAAACAAGCAATGAACATGGCAGTAAGGATATGCTATTTATTATAG
- a CDS encoding helix-turn-helix transcriptional regulator, with protein MNIGERIKYVRMLRGMRQEELAGKVGLGYNENGRTRISQYENGKRTPKEDMLEKISEALDVESYYLSTKEHTAILDFIFMLFDFDQDNLFNITKENERYLIDLDYNILLDDLMEEWMQKKADLRSGKISKEEYIDWKINYTGKK; from the coding sequence ATGAATATAGGAGAAAGAATTAAATATGTACGAATGCTAAGAGGAATGCGACAAGAAGAACTTGCCGGCAAAGTAGGTCTTGGTTATAACGAAAATGGTCGTACTCGTATCTCTCAATATGAAAATGGGAAACGAACACCTAAAGAAGATATGCTTGAAAAAATCAGTGAAGCATTAGATGTTGAATCATATTATCTAAGCACAAAAGAACATACGGCAATTTTGGACTTCATTTTTATGTTGTTTGATTTTGATCAAGACAACCTATTTAATATTACAAAAGAAAATGAACGTTACTTAATAGACTTAGACTATAACATCTTACTTGATGACTTAATGGAAGAATGGATGCAAAAAAAAGCTGATTTAAGAAGTGGTAAAATCAGCAAAGAAGAATACATAGACTGGAAAATTAATTATACTGGTAAAAAATAA
- a CDS encoding amidophosphoribosyltransferase, with amino-acid sequence MSGFFGVASKEDCVLDVFFGVDYHSHLGTRRGGMAIHGEKGFARAIHNIENSPFRTKFEKDIDEFQGNLGIGCISDNEAQPLLVKSHLGSFAITTVGRINNIAELQDLCFERGVTHFLEMSTGQVNPTELVASLINHEETIVDGLRYVQNLVKGSMSILVMTPDGIYAARDRLGRTPIVLGEKPTGFCATFESSAFLNLGYHHYRDLGPGEIVFITPSSIEVKQKPMDKMKICSFLWVYYGYPTSTYEGVNVECMRNRCGELLAKRDSVDVDSVAGVPDSGIAHAVGYANQSGIPFARPFIKYTPTWPRSFMPTSQAQRSMIAKMKLIPVQELIKDKRLLLIDDSIVRGTQLGETTEFLYDSGAKEVHVRPACPPIIFGCKYLNFSRSSSEMDLITRRVIRKLEGDDVSDAVLAEYADPDSERYNNMCEEIRQRSNFTSLRYHRIDDMVEAIGLEKCKLCTYCFDGREDDED; translated from the coding sequence ATGAGCGGTTTTTTTGGAGTAGCTTCAAAAGAAGATTGTGTATTAGACGTGTTCTTTGGTGTAGACTACCACTCACATCTGGGAACAAGGAGAGGTGGAATGGCAATCCACGGAGAAAAAGGCTTTGCCCGTGCCATCCATAACATTGAAAATTCACCGTTCCGTACAAAATTTGAAAAAGACATTGATGAATTTCAAGGAAATTTAGGTATCGGATGTATTTCTGATAACGAAGCACAGCCACTGCTGGTAAAATCTCATTTAGGATCATTTGCCATCACAACTGTTGGACGAATCAACAACATTGCTGAGTTACAGGATTTATGCTTTGAAAGAGGTGTAACACACTTTCTGGAAATGAGTACAGGTCAGGTAAATCCTACCGAATTAGTAGCTTCACTTATTAATCATGAAGAAACAATTGTGGATGGATTGCGTTATGTTCAAAATCTGGTAAAAGGCAGTATGAGCATTCTGGTTATGACGCCAGATGGAATTTATGCCGCAAGAGATCGTTTAGGAAGAACACCAATTGTATTAGGTGAAAAACCTACAGGGTTCTGTGCAACTTTTGAAAGTAGCGCATTCTTAAATTTAGGATATCACCATTATCGTGATTTAGGACCTGGTGAAATTGTATTTATCACACCATCAAGTATTGAAGTTAAACAAAAACCAATGGATAAGATGAAAATCTGTTCATTCTTATGGGTTTACTATGGATATCCAACATCTACTTATGAAGGTGTAAATGTAGAATGTATGCGTAATCGCTGTGGAGAATTATTAGCAAAACGAGATAGTGTTGATGTGGACAGTGTTGCAGGTGTTCCTGATTCAGGTATTGCACATGCAGTAGGATATGCAAATCAATCAGGCATTCCATTTGCCCGTCCATTTATTAAGTATACACCAACATGGCCACGTTCTTTTATGCCAACCAGTCAGGCACAGCGTTCTATGATTGCGAAAATGAAATTGATTCCTGTTCAGGAATTGATTAAAGATAAGCGATTATTGCTGATCGATGATTCCATCGTACGTGGAACACAGCTTGGAGAAACAACCGAGTTCTTATATGACAGTGGCGCAAAAGAAGTACATGTTCGCCCTGCTTGTCCACCAATTATTTTTGGTTGTAAATATTTGAATTTCTCACGTTCAAGTTCTGAAATGGATTTGATTACACGCCGTGTTATCCGTAAACTGGAGGGTGATGATGTATCTGATGCAGTACTTGCAGAATATGCTGATCCAGATAGTGAACGTTATAATAATATGTGTGAAGAAATCCGTCAAAGATCAAATTTCACATCTTTACGCTATCACCGTATTGATGATATGGTAGAAGCCATTGGATTAGAAAAATGTAAACTTTGTACATATTGCTTTGATGGTAGAGAAGACGACGAAGATTAG
- a CDS encoding diaminopimelate dehydrogenase — protein sequence MIKIGIVGYGNLGRGVECAVSKSNDMELVGVFSRRNPETVKTHTNVPVYEMKKVYDMKDQIDVLVLCGGSANDLPKQTAELAEHFNVIDSFDTHAKIPEHFEDVNKASVNGKHISIISVGWDPGLFSLNRLYGQAILPNGNDYTFWGKGVSQGHSDAIRRIEGVKDARQYTIPVEVSLESVRNGENPDLTTRQKHTRECFVVAEEGADLERIENEIKTMPNYFSDYDTTVHFISEEELMRDHKGIPHGGIVFRTGTTGFDNENKHVMEYKLTLDSNPEFTSSVLVAFARAAYRLASEGQYGCKTIFDIAPAYLHPATGEELRKNLL from the coding sequence ATGATTAAAATAGGTATCGTAGGTTATGGAAACTTGGGACGAGGCGTAGAATGCGCTGTTTCAAAAAGCAATGATATGGAACTTGTCGGTGTGTTCTCCAGAAGAAATCCTGAAACGGTAAAGACACACACAAATGTCCCAGTTTATGAAATGAAAAAAGTATATGACATGAAAGATCAAATTGATGTATTAGTGTTATGTGGAGGTAGTGCAAATGATCTGCCAAAACAAACTGCTGAACTAGCAGAACACTTCAACGTCATTGACAGTTTTGATACACATGCGAAAATTCCAGAACACTTTGAAGATGTTAACAAAGCAAGTGTGAATGGAAAACATATCAGCATTATTTCTGTAGGATGGGATCCAGGTTTATTCTCATTAAATCGATTATATGGTCAGGCAATTTTACCAAATGGCAATGATTATACATTCTGGGGAAAAGGCGTTAGCCAGGGACACTCTGATGCTATTCGCCGTATTGAAGGTGTAAAAGATGCTAGACAATATACAATTCCTGTGGAAGTTTCATTAGAAAGTGTACGTAATGGTGAAAATCCAGATTTAACAACCAGACAAAAACATACACGTGAATGCTTTGTTGTGGCAGAAGAAGGCGCTGATTTAGAAAGAATTGAAAATGAAATCAAAACAATGCCTAATTATTTTTCAGATTATGATACAACGGTTCACTTTATCAGTGAAGAAGAATTGATGAGAGATCATAAAGGCATTCCACATGGTGGTATTGTATTCAGAACTGGTACAACAGGTTTTGATAATGAAAATAAACACGTCATGGAATATAAATTAACATTAGATTCCAACCCTGAATTCACATCCAGTGTGTTGGTCGCATTCGCTAGAGCGGCATATCGTCTAGCATCAGAAGGACAATATGGTTGTAAAACTATTTTTGATATTGCTCCAGCTTACCTGCATCCAGCAACAGGAGAAGAATTACGAAAAAATTTATTATAA
- a CDS encoding nucleotidyltransferase, translated as MLNKDNYILNSLSDLDLSPTMEKNARDKYIALCKYLSEKGLDSDFQPQGSFLIGTTIKPYRDGKNQDYDLDVLAILKRNKDETNAERVKNDVGDLIKESGIYSDKLKKEDSNCWTLEYAEVSNGIGFSLDVVPAVDEIDDIKNVIILSGVDISKVKKTVAITEKKDIYEWLTSNPLGFGDWFLDISNRHLTSDMKVEQFKSIPFDIRMEFASVEEIPTYYYRSNLQRAVQFIKRHRDIYYDRSNLRDDKPSSILISALVADCVKEKWFLSVSEIIKSFVVGYKNKSISIMQNGKVLNPVDLRENFVEKYTIKRLRLMEDWIEVLSNFIYIEDDRKFKQIIHNDINTNIFADSFDTPKKIIEPTKPWMK; from the coding sequence ATGTTAAATAAAGACAATTATATTTTAAATTCATTAAGTGACTTAGATTTATCTCCGACTATGGAGAAAAATGCAAGAGATAAATATATAGCATTGTGTAAGTATTTAAGTGAAAAAGGACTTGATTCAGATTTTCAACCACAAGGTTCATTTTTAATTGGAACTACAATAAAACCATATAGAGATGGCAAAAACCAAGATTATGATTTAGATGTATTAGCTATTTTGAAGAGAAATAAAGATGAGACAAACGCTGAAAGAGTAAAAAATGATGTAGGAGATCTTATTAAAGAAAGCGGAATATATTCCGATAAACTCAAAAAAGAAGATAGTAATTGTTGGACACTAGAATATGCAGAAGTATCTAATGGAATAGGATTTTCATTGGATGTGGTACCAGCAGTTGATGAAATTGATGATATTAAAAATGTGATAATCCTTTCAGGTGTTGACATTTCTAAAGTAAAAAAAACCGTTGCGATTACTGAAAAAAAGGATATTTATGAGTGGTTAACTAGCAATCCTTTAGGTTTTGGTGATTGGTTTTTAGATATTAGTAATAGGCATTTAACAAGTGATATGAAGGTTGAACAGTTTAAAAGTATACCTTTTGATATTAGAATGGAATTTGCTAGTGTTGAAGAAATACCAACATATTACTATCGATCTAACTTGCAAAGAGCTGTACAATTTATCAAGAGACATAGGGATATTTATTATGATCGAAGCAATTTGCGTGACGATAAACCATCTTCTATTTTAATATCAGCTTTGGTTGCAGACTGTGTAAAAGAAAAATGGTTTTTATCAGTATCAGAAATTATTAAATCTTTTGTTGTTGGCTACAAAAATAAATCAATATCTATAATGCAAAATGGCAAAGTTTTAAATCCTGTAGATTTAAGAGAAAACTTTGTTGAAAAATATACAATCAAAAGATTGAGACTTATGGAAGATTGGATTGAAGTATTGAGTAATTTTATCTATATTGAAGACGATAGAAAATTTAAACAGATAATACATAATGATATTAATACTAATATATTTGCGGATTCTTTTGATACACCAAAGAAAATCATTGAACCGACAAAACCATGGATGAAATAA